The Lolium rigidum isolate FL_2022 chromosome 2, APGP_CSIRO_Lrig_0.1, whole genome shotgun sequence genomic interval CCAGCATCAAGTTCACCCCCATATACATCCTGCTCGTGAAGTAGGACGCCAAAATGCATATGCAGCGAGTCAAAGGGGCTTATGTCTTTGATTGGCCTTTTCGGGCAAACAATCGAGTTAACTGAATCCAAAATCCAGCAAGTGCTAAATATTACAGCCTCTACTCCTGAATATAAGACGTTATGGGAATTCAGATTGAACTCTTAAAACGTCTTTATATTCAGAAACGGCGGGAGTAGTTAGTTCATATAGTAGTGATTGTGGTGGAAGTAATCGTAGGCTCTGGCCATGCATATTCAAATGACGCAGCAGCCAGCAGTAGTGGCCTAGCTAGAAGAGGCTAGAACTGCATGGAGGAGGTTCTTCTGCGTGGGCTACCGTTGGTTGGCTCTTGGCTGCTGGACGAGTGCGGCCATCTCTGTTTTAAGCTGAATCAGCATGCATGGAGGAGAGTTTGAGTTAATCAACCGCGCGCAGAGAAACCAGCAAAAGGCAGGAACTGAAGGGAGATGGACGAGGACAATGGTGTAGGACGCGCGCGCGTACCTGTCTGAATTGTCGTTTCAGTCTGAGGGTGTCGTCGGCGAGCCGGCGGACCTCCTTCTCGAGCTCCTGCACGTAGGCCCTCTTCCTGGCCCTGGAGCGCAGCGCGGACTCCCGGTTCTTCATCATCCGGACACGGGCGGTGGTCCCCTGGCCGCTGCTGACGACCTGGTCCTCCTCATGCTCCTCCCCGCCGGTGCCGATgctgagggagagagagggcggcggcaggtcgtggtggtggtggtggtgaggatgcggggtggtggtggagatggagaaGAGGGAGCTGAAACCGCTCAGGCTCAGCCGCGGGCTTCCCGCGGCATCGTCGTCAGACATGCTTTCTTGCTTAGTTGCTTGTCGATTTGGTGATTGGGGATGCCGATGCCTTCTTATGTGAGTGGATGATAAAGACGACATACTAGCACGTTGGGCGATCCACCAATGGATCACACCACCTACCAACCCACGTGAGTAGAATTCGAATGATCCGTACAGGAGATGAAGATGCGCGGTCCAGCTGATTTCACAAAGAAAATTGGCTGGCTACAACGACGTCCGAAATTGGATGCTTGGTCCTGTGCGAAGCAAGAACGCATGACACGCTCACGGAATTGGCTGCCTACAACGACGTCGCGTGCGTCCGTACCACTGCTCGTGACTCACTAACCACTACAGTGAGGTCCATCGATCCAGATAACACACGTCTAATGAGGGGTGGTTCTCGAGATGGAGATGCCGATCGATGCCTTCTTGGATATAAAGATGATGTAGCGAGCTAGCACCAAGTTACCAACTTGGGCATCCACTGATGAATCGCAGCTTGAAATGCTCCATAATGCTTTGTTTCCGAGCTTTGCTGCGGGTGAATCGCCACAAAACTCATCCTCAATTCAGACTATTGAGTGAAACTCCTACCTTTACCCGATCTTCACAAAACGCATCTCCGATCCACAAAGATTTCAAGAGAAAGTGAGAATAAAGGACGATTAAGCTCAATACGCTAGCAACGAACatgattttaaaaaataaataaaaatttgaGGTTTGGTGGAGATTATTTTTACTAATCCTCGCAACAAACTTTAGTGTCTAAAAAAGCCTACATGAGTGGAAGACGTGTGATCCAGCTTAAAATGGGTCTGGCAAGCACTGCGTAGGTCCTGTTAAACCAAGAATGCATGACACGCTCACAGAATTGGGTTGCTTCATTGCACGCGTCCATGCACATACCAGATCGAATGTTACATAAGAGCAATGATAATTAGAAAAAAacgaaaatcctaaaaatatgcatTATAATATTCACATTTGTCATTTATTATATGTAAAACTTGCTAAAAATGGAATGCTTTTTTCGGGTCCTCAGTGGGGCTGGAATTCGGTTTGAACCAAGCCAGCTCCATTGAGCACACCACATCTTGTTAAGATAACAAATTAGCCCCTTCCGGACTTCACCAATCTTAGATTTCAAAATCGGCTAGCTCATGTGGTTCATGAGTTAGCTCGTTTAACTTGGCTCATTAAAATTGGGGTATTAGCAAGCTCATATTACAACTTTGGCCAGTTCGTTAATCAACGAGTTGCGCTGAGTAAGGAGCTACTCGTTTAGCTACCCGGTTTTGAATTGTATTTCTGGCCCTTGACCTCATGTCGGACTGAGCTGGAAAGTTATTCCACACACAAAAATATGCATAGATACCTGAAATCCATATGGGCATGGATATTGATTTTCataattttatttcagaattcaGACTCCTTGAAGGAGAGCTCATTTTTGAGTTTCCAATGTTAAATCTCATATAGATGCTATTGGTTTCCTAGCCAATATAGACCGTCCGATGAGAACGCGGTGAATGAGTAAAGTAATTGAAAAACACATTCACAAAGACGCCACCCAGTTCCACAGATATCTAAGTCATTATGTTACCCTAGAGGGACATGATCACGGTGAGTCAGCCCTTCTTGGTAACTTCTACAACTTACTTCTAAGATGTTACTTAGGGCGTGTTGGGAAGTAGTCCCGCTTCTCCAAATCCTCAAATCTAGCTCCATAGACCAAGATGCTACGTTCCATATGGAGCTCAAAACGTTCGGCACAGCTTCTCCGATTTCAGTGGGATGCCAGCCCATTTATAGCCGTTCCAGCACATTTGGAAGAAAGTTGGGTCAGCACCCCAAATCGGTGGAATCAATACTTCCTGCCACCTTCGACACACTACTGAAGGTGGCAGTACAATTTCACAAATCGGTGGCCACCAATTCGTAAAATTGGAACTGCCAATTGATTATAGGGATGGAGGGGATCCTTTGTATAGCATAAACTGAATCTGGGCTGACAACAGACGACAAATGGAGCCAATTCATTTTCATACCTTCGATTTGGGGAACGGGAATCAATCAACTCAAAGTTGCGGGAGACAACAAAGACAAAATTTGACCGAGGTCGTCGCAGCCACCAGTTCACTTTCACGGTTGCCTTATGCTTGTGGGGACGTGGCTAGGGTCGGGGTCGCCAAGCTACATGGGTCGTGTGGATGATATTATGGAGGAATGAAGGGAAATGTGAGAACATCGGAAGATGGAAGAGGAAGGGCGAACATCGGTAGACGATGGGTCACTGTCTAGCGGGCTCGTGTGGGACAGGTAAAGGAGGACGAAGAAAATTCTAATAGAAGCGGTAAGCTTCACTTGGTGGTGGAAAAATTCTGTAAATATACACGGCTCCGGATTTTGTTATTCTACGGATCTTCAAAAGACCAGATTCGCGTTTTGTACACAAAAACTACCCAGCTTCGTAGGTCTAGCTCCATGAAGTGCACGTGTTCGGCGTTGCCCCACACACAAAGTCGGAGAAGCTAGGAGCTGCAGAGATTCCAAACTTGCAAAGATGAACGTGAGAGAGTTGGCTTGCATTGCTCAACTGCTCAAAAGATTGTGGTATAAAGGTGCAGGTCGATCCGTGGTAACATAGATAGATAATACCGATGTCCTCTAAGCAGGTAAATATGTTGTGGCTGGTGGACATGCACACTAGTGAATGTCGGCTTAGGTGAGTGGTCGTATATGTAAATGCATCGTGAAATTTTCATGATATTTAGAATGGATCAAGTTTCACTACTACTCACTAATTATGTTGTGTCCTTCTAGTTAAACATACAACATGACAACATTTTGACCTAGACCGTAGAAACAAACGGTTATCACCTATTTATACtgattttttaaattattttttagTTTGTTTAAGGATGAAGATTATGTTTTACCTTTTCTATGTTAGTGTTCACATAAAAGTTATCTAGTATTTTATTTATTATATGTAGCACCATTAACAACATATATTTAAAAAAGAAATACAATGCTATTTTCATAAGATTCTAACATTTATCCTTACATGAACCTAGCACAGAACAATGTTAATCATAGAAATCTTGCGAGTATTTTAATTTTTAGTTTGCGATATTTAGTGTCACTCAGTTGTATTGTAGTACGTTTATATGCATATTTTCCTATTTTAGCATGTGTCAACATACCAGAGGGTTCTACAACATATGCGACTAAAACATATTGCTAATTCCCAAAGGAGGTTTGTATGTTTTAGATGGGAGAATTATCTAGGAGTTTTTGTAGAGAAGATTACCTATACTAAATAGTTAACTATAGTGCGAACTGTCTTCATATTGGTTTCCTCGTCATTACCTCTCTtctttgacttttttttttggttaaaATTAGTAAAACTCATATTTTCTCGTAGGCTCAATAGCTCAATGACACATTTAGATATCTTTATATCATCACATTTGTAGTATCTATACAATCTTTTTCATATAGTTTGAATTCTTATAAGTTTGTGTGGTCATGTTTTATCGCAGATAAACAAATACCTACTGGCGAGAGCGTAGAATGACTCGAGTGAAGAGTGGAGGATAGTGGAAACAAGATCATACACGACATCCTTGTAAAAATAGATGAATAGACTATACAAATGGGACAAAAGCAAAGAAAACCAAGAATGTTCTGCTGCAATATAATCTTCTAATTTGTGGAATGATACTAGGAATAAGTATCTCTACGAGGATAAATTATTATATTTTCAGTTCATTAAGTAGTTAAGATATTGTTATTCCAACTAAACTATGGTCTtaatattcaacattattataagCACATGAACAACTATTAACTTTGCGTTGCGTATTAGACTATTATGTTCTTCATCAAAAACATGTTGTAGCCCTAATATATGCATCTTTTattgaaatgcattttaaaaatatttaaaaatatcaaaaaatacaaaaaaaacgtcttgtgtatatcttgacatgttgCATGCTCACAATTTTGTTTTTTGTTCTTGACTACATGCATGCTTCATCATCATAACATCAAGGTTTATAGattgctcacaaagttgttttagCAAAAACTGACATGTTTTATGCCCTATGTAAAAAAAActtttggtgctaaaataatcTACTTCTTGGGACATTTTTGTCCTTTTTTACATAGGGCACAAAAATTGtatgttttatgtgaaactttacatgcactcatagaacatgtccctctacatgcgaaattttttctatttttttttacttttaaaaATATGGTTTGTACATGCCCGGTGCATAGCACCCGGGATCAATTTTGAGTTTCACGAAGATATGTTCATATTTTATCACATCAAAAGCATAAATGCTCATCGGAAAGAACAATCCAGCTAAAAAATCACAAACTAGAACAAATTAAGGACATTGCTAGTTCTGCCATTTTCATTAGTTACGCGAGAAGTTAAGATAGTTTAAAACAAATGGCCAACAAGAtggcccaaaaatttcaaaaacaaataatactgtcacaacctccgtttcaaggaataagacgccctcgttttacgtgctttttgtttcataaaaaatactttaaatagataaagactgtttgtatgaaattagtattattaaaaagtgttttttaatacgaatccaacgatatattaattacatataatataattgcGATTTttttgcttaatttttatggtcaaagttcgttttGAAATACGCATATCTCTTAGTCAACGCACCCGTCAAACGAACGGTCGAGTCCTTCCCCGCCCGCTTGGAAGCCTCGACCCAGATGCGAACATGCGTACGTACACCCGCGCCCGCCAGCCCGCCCACGGACGGAAATCCATGCCTCGATCACGCGCGACTAAAAATTAATACGGAAATCCTGCTTGCCCCCGCTCCCAACACAATCACGGGCTGTCTTCCGCGCGCGCCGGCCACTCATCGAGCATGCATCCCTTCGTCTAACTAAACCGCCCGCGTCTCACGGGCGGGCGTTTGCCTAGTAATCTGCGGCATCTACGCTCCACGCTCCATGTCACCGATCCGCGGCGTCAGCCATCTCTGCCGTTCGTCCTGGTGCTCATCCAGCCATCCATCCTCAGAGCGCAGACTTATCTCCATCTATAAAACAAGCCCATggtcgccgccgcgggcggcagcgcgtgccgtgacttatgactttggactttggactttggcgacgggacgggacggggagggccAAGATGCCGCCGGAGACCTCCTTCCCTCATCCACGAGCGTCTCTCCCGATTTCTACGCCTCAGCCGTTCCTTGTCCGGCTCTCACGCCGCACGCCTAGCTGTTGGAGGGACGCGGGAGGGGAGGGCACGATCGCTTGATTACGCGTGGCCGGCCACATGCGAGCTGCTCCCCGCGATCCATCCATCCCTATCTACCTCTCTCCTGATCACGTCTCCCTATTGCAAGGAGAACCCGGCCAGTTATTTTGTCCGCCGCGCGCCTAGGAGGAAGCCGTCGGAATGCTGACTGACGGCGCTGGTAGTTCCTATAGGGTCTTAGTGGGCAACTGAAGTAGGTCTCTACAGGGTCTCAATAGTTCATGCGGGAAGAAACGAAGCCAATTAGTTCTGGCCAAAAGCAGTTCACGGTCTCGGACGGGTTGTTATTATAACTTCAACATCATGCATGGTCAGCCTGTAGTTGCAGGGATAGCAATATCGTCAAAAATGGTAGTTTTCTAATTCAGCTCAGACTGTTACGAGACTATTGTACATACCATGTTTGACCCATTGAGCTCAAAATGCATCTTAATACACGTAGTACCTTCATACCAGTTTATTAGCTCATTACGTACATTAAGAACTAATTTGGTGGTGACATGAGCTAGTAATCCGCTATGGAGGAGGTGGTAGTACTAATCACATGAGCGGAGTTAATTCAAACTTATGCTTCAATAGCTTTTCGGTTCTTGGTTGTTCTACTTCCTGTAATCACGAAAAGAATTGCAACGGGAAACATAGCACAGTTAATTCAAAGTCATGCTTCAATGGCTCATGGTGTTTTCGAGCGATTTGAATATCAATGGAGGGTGACAAGTTGGGCCGGAAGGAGCCAAACCCCGGTTCACTCGACGGAGGTCCCTCAAATTCGTCTAGCACGGACGGCTGAGATGCGGTGTGTCATAGATTGCTGATATGGCACTCGGTTAATCGCGTGGGATTGATTTGTTTACCAATTAAGTGTGTTGACATGCAGCGGGTTAGCTGTAATTTTTTTTACTCGTTAATTGAACAGATTTGCAAACTTCCTTGTCGTTTTCATTGCGCATGTAAACGCAAACGACTTGGACTTGGAGGGAAGAGTAGTCAAACGACTTGGACTTGGAGGATTCTCCAAAATAAAGACTTGGACTAGGAGGGAAGGCTAGAGGAGCGCATGATGGATCCATCCATCCCATAGACTCCATGGTCTCTCACCCTTTCTCTTTCTCTCCCGTATGGTATGGGCAAAGCTCAAATGCAAGTAAGTTGTAGTACTATCTAGCATGGAGTTGGCACGAGAGGTAGCCTGTTAGACCTTTCCACTCATTTTCTTTATCTTTACCAGACCCATTTTCTACAGTGCATGATTGTGTCAATCGCTGAACAGCAATTAGCTAACTGCACTTGTCTGGCTGATGGCTTTGGATGAATGGATGGCTGGTTTGCTTTTTCCGTAATTAGGTTGTTGGTCATGCCGAGCATTCACTTGCTGGTAGCTAATGtctgtttctgatgaaatcaaccaAGACACATCTTGCTTCTAAATATTTGATTTCTCTAGATTTAGTGCATGATTGTAGAAGTATCGCAATATCAAGGCTAGTAAAGTATTCTAGAAGTTATGTTGCGAAAATACTTTTGAAATAATGTAGAAGTGTTATGGTAGCGCCAATGTTTGGATTTTTTCCTGCGCCCGAAGGTGATCATGAGGCGGTGAAAAAAGATGATAGTATGGAGAAAATCGGTAGGTGATCATGAGGTGATGGGAAAAAGAAAGTAGTATGGCAGTAGAACTACAATGTGGTTGTGGTGCCCACAGATAAGACAACGCGCGCGGGCTAAAAGAGGCCACATACGACGGAGCAACTTTTTTCCGTACATAACATAGAGAAGGTATAGTGTTCTCATTGATTGCTTTTGGAATTGCTACAGAACGACAGACAGTGGAGTAGTTATATTTTTTTGAAGTTATTGTAGAAAAGGGCAATATTATTTTCTCCACGTGAAAGAGGCGATGAACGGTTTAGTAGTATTTTTCCTAGGTAAAATATTGTAGTAGTATAGACGAAGGACGGTGAAATAACTATAAATATATTCGGATGCTGACGTGGGAAAAGATAGCAGTATTTCCCGATAGAAGAGGTGTCGCAATAGTATAGGTGACAAAAGGTGGAGTAATTATGTTTTTCTTAGGGGGGGTAAAAGGTTGTAGTATTTTCCCGGATAAAACAAGTGATAGACGGTAAAGTATTTTTTATTTcatcacctttctttcttcaaaaAAACTAACaaactttcattaccatgttctaAAAGAAGATGGAGGAAACTACCACAATCAAAAGGATGTAGCGGTAGTACTTTCAGGTTTTGGTTAGTCACAGGACAATTTTTGTGTCCTCCTGTGACTTAATAACAAGCAGGATCACACAGAAGTCACTGATATCCTCCTTACCATTCTTTGTTCGGCAATTCAAACAGGGAGAGCCCTTCTTTGTCCGGCTCGCACTCCGCTTGTTGGAGAAAACCGTCGGTGGTGACGGACACGCTAGTAGTGTCTTCCATCAACTCCAAGCTTCGACCTCCGGCGACACTACTAGTGTGTTCATCAACATGTTGGCTCCTATCTAGCATGCCAAACTTCGTTGCTTAAACATGCATCTGCATGTGAACCTGATTTTTTTACCGATCTAATCATCTCTGCTTCTGTGGTTTCAAAATTTTCGTACAAGAAAACACAAGTAGCCAGGACTTAATTTCCGCTGCCAAAAGAAACAATGATCTACCGTCTCTTGTGCAAAGAAAAGTAGATATGTTGTGCACACCAACGTGTTTAATTATGAAACACATGTCGAAGAAAGAAGCCTGCTTGGTCCAAAAAACGACCAGGCGCTAGGATCAGCTTTACACTGCACATCGATCAGGTCAGGTCCAAGAAGTAATTAAGGCGCAGTACCAATGTTGCTGTTGTGCATGCAGATTAAAATTGAGAAACTATCATCAACATTTTACAGGTGAAGCTTCAGCTCGCTTGACTATTTCCAGGTCGCTAGAGTTTGTTTAATACCTAAAGCTAGTCATTTATTAGCAACGCTTCTTGTAATACATGGGCGTGTATCATCAAGCCAGTTTTTCCTAACATTACCTTGGCACGCATTGCAACATACAAAGCTCAGCTCCAAATCAACATTCCTCAATCTTTTAACTTCGCTACAGATAAgtacaaaaaaaaacagaaattttGCCTACACCTTTTTTGCTTTATCAAGCATTCCGGTCACATATCAAACAATCAACAATAAAAGCAAACATATATCAGCAAGATATTTTCCAAGACCTTCCATCTTTTAGGGGCATTCGCATCACAAAGCAAATAAATCAGAGCTAAAGGAGCGTACAACACAACTCATGCAACCTGGTATGGCGAATATTACAGCAAAACACATCCTTTGCAACTATATACATCATGCTAGGTTCTGCCTGATGGCAACATCTCCCTGCCCCCGTTATTCCTTGTCGAGTGATGCATCAGCCTCAACAGTCCAGCTAAGGCCTTGTTATTTATCCTCCAGCGGGAACAAAACTTCAGCGTCGGCTTTAATAAAGCATATTTAGCAAAGACATAAATATATTTAAGAGGAAGACTTCAACTAGCCCGTGGCTAGGATGATCAGGCAGCCCGTGACTGCTCCCAGGAATAGCACAACTGCACAAGAGATAAACATATGTTAATTCCTGGTAAAAACAACCAAGTAACAAATAACTAGATCAAATTGGGAAGCATAAAAGAAAAATGAGAACAGGATTGGCATTGAGAACATTCTTTCATGTTGGAATCAAATATAAATGTATTTATACATGTAGTAGCCAAATTTTGTTCTGATGCTATTTTCTTAACCAGATGTAGGGAAATGTAAAATAATGGAGCTATTCTCCCAAAACAGGACCTGATCACTAAACATTAGTGTAAACATTTCCACAACAGGAAAAAAGAAGCAAACTTTAGCAAGCAAATAATAAATGATGGGGTTCCAATAATTTGAACAAATAGAACTGCATACCAAGAAGAAAAAGATTCCCGATCACAGCAAACCATGTATGCACTATACTGAATCAATGAGGAAACAGAGGAGATAATTACTGCATAACACTTCCAGCAACGGTTAGCACAATACCAGATCACCAATCACAATACTCACTCCCAAACACAGAATATCAACAAACTAACGGACACTAAATCGAGTTGTGGAAACTACCTACCCCACTACAACGTGTAGCTAGGCAAGAGGGCGAGCCACAATCAGCACCGGCGGCTAATGCAATCAAACTGTGGCGCATATGGACGTTGTAATATCAATGGAACCGAACCACACCGAACTTTAACAAACAGGAAATTGGCAACATACCTTGCAGATCATGTGCTACTCCTTCTAGAGGCGCTACAGGCTGCCCTTGAGGCGAAACTGCAGTAGATTAACAATATAGAAGAGATGATTCAGAAGGTAAGTAAAAATGGATAAGAACTGAAATCCAAATGAGTAAAAATCTTCGGTCTACCTTGCCACCGGGATTCCTGTCTATGCACTGTCATTTCCACACCATTGCGGCCAAGAGACAAAAGTGCAGTCCCGTTATTTGTATATAACACAACGACAACCTATTCAGGAAACAAACAAAGCACATCATTCTTCAGAAATAAGCATGATCCACAAGGATAATTGGCAATATTCGAGTGTGACTAGAAAGAGCTATAAAGGGGAAACAATGACCAgggataaaaaaaaatcaaacatagTAGTATTCTCTTCTTATTATTCATGCCATCATCAGAATCAGAACAAATCCATTCTCCCCAACCAAAACTAGAACCACAACAAATAAGAGGTATTTCTCCCTAAATAAAAAGGCTATCATCAGAATCAGAAGATCATCAATCGCTTATGTCACCAACAGAGCTATGAGAAATCACATCTCTTTACACATAAGTCCATAGAATTTCCAAGAATAAATCAAAGATAACGAAAGCATAAGTGATGCCATCTCAGAACACATACATGTGCATCAACTAAATATGCGTTATCAGAGACCTTATGTTCTACAATGCTTCTACCAGAGACAGGTGTAGCAGTTGTTCTGTATACTTATCAGTCCTTCCACCATAAATAAATCATGATAGATCTAAAatgttttaatctatttccttagCCAAGGGATCGAATTATTAGCAATAAGTAGACATACAGATGCATTAAGCAGGTTCGATAAGCAGTTCAAACATTATATTCCTATGCTAAAAATGGGCAAAGTTAAGCACGCCATGACTAAATTAAAGACCGGCCGTATGCCAAAACTACATATCCATTTTCATACCATATCAATCACCGATTAGCCCAATACCAGCCCACCAATCACAAAAACCACTCCCGCACCACATCATATTTCCCATTAAAAAGAATGACGGTAAATACAAAATACGCAGATGGAATCAGCGGAaactccctactacaccactccaACATATTGCTAGACGATCCACAATCAACACAAACAGAAGCGCATCAGGACGTTATCCTCATATCAATGGCTCGAACCAAACCGAATCGAATCAAGGTGGCAAGCTAACCTTGCAGATCACGGAGTATTACTCATTCTGGAGGCGCTAAAGGCTGTCCTTGCAGGACATGGTGAAACCCTTGGTGCACAAAGAAACTCGAATCAGATCATGTACTAGTATGAAATCTTATCTTAATAGTCCAATCAGTTGTTCTACCGAAGCAAGGACGAAGAACAAATTTCCCATGAGATTTGTAGCAGCACCACACATGCCATCAGCGGCACATCTCCCCTGCCCTTCAGCCAGCATCAGTTCTTCTCCTCTGCAAAGAAAACAAAATTGTCACACTGCAACTCTGAACCTGGAACTGTCGTATGCTAAAGTTCCTGATAATAGTGAAGGGTTAATGAACTCAAAATTGTGCTCAGAGTAAAACGTCAATGATGGAGTGTGACATTTTTCAAGAATCTCTAATAACCAAGTTTAGTGATACAACTGAAATTCCTTGCTGTATTAATTTTCAACTGAAGGTTGCAAGATTGATTTAGTTTCCGCATTGCATCATAGAGACTGAGCTTTTCATTATAAGTAAAAAGGTGATGAAACTACAACAACATGTAATGTGAGCATTGAAAGGAGAAACTAACCAGTATAGCGAACACACTTCTGGTACTTTGAAGAAATAATTTATAGCATTGATAGTATTGATAAAGCACTAACTGAGAATTACAATAGACCTGCAGCAAGAATTTATCTTTGTGTAGATGCACTCTATATTTCGGCAATTAACTACTTCATCAAGCCCAGTTCCAGTAATGCAAACTAGTCCAGTTAATTGAGAAATTTTTAGTAATTCAAACAAGTGCAGCTCCAGTAATGAAACTGGCAGTAGATTATTGGTAAATTGGCAGCTTGCCTTGCGGGTCACATGCTACTACTCATTCTGGAGACAGCTCCAAGCTGCCCTTGCAGGCCACGGCGAAACCCTGGGCGCACAAAGAAAATCGAACCAGATCATGTACTAGTACCAATCTCTTCCTAATAGTCGAATCAGCTGCTCTACCAAAGCTAGGACAGAGAGGGAATCTAGAAGCTGCTACCTTTAAAGCCGACGCCGACGGTGGCGTCTCCGGGACTAGCAGCTTTGACCTCCTGGTCGTTTCAACAACAGGAAAAAAAATGAAACTTTAGAAAGCAAACTTTACTAACAAATATACATGACAAGTTTCCAATAATTTTTTGACAGAAAGAATGTAGTACAAAAAGAAATAATAAGCCTTTCTGATCATATCCATCCTATATGCATCAAATGtccatgaatttcaaacaatgagAAACAAGGGAACAAGTTATTGCTTGGTTGATTGGCAGCAAGCAATGGCAGCGTATCTATTTGAAGCAAGCAATGGCAGCGTATCTACATAAAGTGAATATTTGAAGCATGCAGAATTTTCAACAAAAGCAAGACGACCTTGAGCTTTTCAGCTGCTACAAGATGCTAGTTGGCAGCTTCCCAAAACCTGCCTGCACTCTATATTTCGGCAATTAACTACTTGATCAAGCACAGTTCCAGTAATGCAAACTATTCGAGTTAATTGAGAAAAA includes:
- the LOC124693461 gene encoding protein FD-like, with the protein product MSDDDAAGSPRLSLSGFSSLFSISTTTPHPHHHHHHDLPPPSLSLSIGTGGEEHEEDQVVSSGQGTTARVRMMKNRESALRSRARKRAYVQELEKEVRRLADDTLRLKRQFRQVRARVLHHCPRPSPFSSCLLLVSLRAVD